TTGTCTCCCAGCAGCATCGCGTCTCTCCTGAAAATACTCATCGTTAGCAATTACAGCTTCTACTATCCGAAGGAATACGGATTTGTGCATGCGAAATCGGCGTCGAAACACCTCTGGTTCGTACGTCGGGTTGGGACCAAAATAGTCATTGATCAAACGCTCAGCACCAATCTCGCGTTGCCTTTCACAATACCTTTTTCTGACTCTAGAAGCTTGGACCCCTGCAGTTAGATTAGGAATGTTAGATAACATATTCTCAacaatttataaatttgatgattttgttgAGAAACTCGTTCTTCCCATTGATTGAGTGCAATGGTATTTGAATCATCATAACTTGAATCTGATGAAAGTGATGAGTTTTCACTGGAAGACATTTTTTTGGAAGTGGAGTGAGTATTTGGTGTtatcttcaaaaaaaattcacaagcTATTTATAAACTAAATAGTGTTTACAAGTggcatataaaaaaattacgtTTGTGACATTTCCATCACTTGATAGACACAGTTGCAGTAATGCATGTGACATGTGACATATCAATCACTTTATAAAGAAATTTGATACACACACTTGCAGTAATGCATGTGACATCTCAATCACTTTTGCCAGAAAATGAGCTTGTGACATTTCAATCACTTTTGTCAGAAAATGCATGTGATAAAGAAATTACGCTTGTGACATTTCAATCACTTTTGCCAGAAAATGCATGTGACATATTGTTTCTGACATCCCACTTAATTTTGCATGTGAGAGAGAAGTAATGTTCCTGACatcttaataattatttttactgGTAAATGCACAACAGATATCAAACTCATATATGCAAATGCATGtggtaaaaaaaatgatgttTGTGACATCCCACTTACTTTTACAGAAAATGCATGTGACACtaacttatactccctctgtcccattagaaatgaaacgttttccttttttgtctgtcccattaaaaatgaaacgtttctaaaaatggaaacaatactctctctactttttcttctctcttactttactctcttttcattaactcacaaaacaacactacataaaatcttgtgccgaaaagcaaatgttgcatatttaatgggacgaatggagtattacataaatttatattacataaaGTGCAAACAAAGATCCAAATGAAGCAAATTAAGACCACACAAATctaacattacataattaaaagcacACCATACAAATATTACTACAACTAAGATCACACCAAACTAATATTACATAACTTATTCTCACACCAAACTCATCTCAAACTAAAAACATTCATTTTCCAAACACAATCTCCGTTAGGTTGCGTTTCATGTCTTGATCTTCTGGGGACAAGTGCTCTTTCTCCAACAACTTAAGCAACATTTTTTGGTACATCTTCATAGAGGGCTTATCCAGCTTTTCACGTTCTAGCTGCAGTCGAGCCCTTGCTATTTCGTTTTCATTATCTTTAGCTAGCCTAAGTGCATGAAGATCTGCAACGCATTGTGCATTAATAGAATCAGATTGTGTTACCTtgccttttcctttttctttttgccTTGTCGCTGCCTATAGGTCGGGAACTAGTTGAATGTCCAGATGTGAGAGTTTCCAGATTTGAAGGGATAGTATACTCGCCGGATTCAGAAGTCTTTGTCCTCTTTGAGTTGCTACCATCCTGTTCATTAGCAAAATTTTCATTGTCAGGAAATACCTGTGTTGCATCATGAACACTCCACTTCTCATGTTTACTCATAACTTCATTAAACACTATCAAATCTTGAAAGGCGTTGCCTCCGTCGCCTTTGTAGATGCTATGAGCTTCATTCTCAACATCCTGGTCGCTCATTCCACTCCTCTTTCGGGCGTTGCCAGCTCTGCAAGCAGACACCCATTTGTTGCCGTTTCCGTTAAGTCGTTTCGATCGACCCTTCAAAGAGTCCATATTTCTTTTGTTAATTTCATCTGGATTTTGTGCTTGGCATTCATGATACAATTTATGGACATTTAGCCATAAGGTATCCCCCTTCTGATTTTTACCACGCACACTATCTTCGCTTGCGTAGACCCAAGAAGACATAAGTGCTATATCTTCTTTCACACCCCAACTTACATTTTTTGAGCTCCTCTGATTTTTGTTCGCTTGTTGGACATCTCCGAACAAATTGCGGGTGATATTTCCAGACGTGGGAATTTCAGTAGATGTAGGAATTTGACTTAGATTTGGAGAAAATTCAAGGTTTTGTGAATACTCTGGATTTGCAGAAAATTGAGAGTTTAGATATTCTGATAATTGTtgataattttggaaattttgatgGTTTGGGAAACAAGACGATAGTGTGGATAATTTGGATCCATGAAACCAAATTTATCAAAACAAGAATGAAAAGAAAGTTAGTTTGTTTGTGAAGAGTTTTACATGCTTAGCgggatatatatagaaaaaatgaagCACAATAAAAAAGTAgcaaataataaagaaataataaaaaatataagtaattaaaataaaagaagtacAATAAAAGATATATAagtaattgaataaaataatactaacaaaTTAAAGtagtaaaagaaaattaaaattaattaaatatcgcacatccaacaagaagatgacatgtgatccaagccccttggcctagcggtaaagggtgttGGATACCGCGTCcttcctggaggtctcgagttcgaaccctgggtggcgtaatttgtctttcctccttgttataggagttgatttgtaatttcctccttcatatatatgatataaatatatgaagctagtttttttttaattttttttaaaaaaaacaagaagaTGACATGTGTCCTTGACTCCCACTTTTTGCCAAGGGCGGCAGGGTGACATTGAATTGGGAGGGTTGGGTCATtgaatttcatttataattatttttatttatggcTTTTTTTGTCTTATATGGGTGACATTGGTGATATAGTCACCGATGGAGGTAGTCTTATCGcggcgggacggagggagtatttgggTTGAAGACGGATAAAAGATCCAACACGTCTCTAGTCTACTCTATGAAAGCAAAttagcaacagaaaatatcgCAAAAACCAAATATGTCAAAACAATGCAAACGTGACAGAAATATCAATAACGTTTGGATTAATTTGGGTTGATAAATTCAGGACAAAATTAACAGCTCTGCAGACGAGGATGAGTAGAGGTGGAGTTGAAGAAGAAGTGGTGTGTGTGACAGGAGCATCTGGATACGTTGCATCATGGATTGTCAAACTACTGCTCCACCGTGGTTACACTGTTAAAGCCACTCTTCGCAACCTCAGTCAGTTCTCTCAACTAACTCTCTTCATAAAATATGAGGCTTGAATAGTTAATTTCTCATAGAGATCAATTTCCAAATACAATTAGAACTTTTAACAAAATGGAGTACTTCTATTTTTAACTGTGTCAGCTAATTCTAATGCATggagtatttctatttttttggaaaccgccaaaaaggaaagaatttctattttgttGGACAGGTGATCCGAGGAAAACTGAGCATCTGAAGGCACTGGAAGGAGCCGAGGAGAGGTTAGAGTTATTAGAAGCCGATTTAGTCGAGGAAGGATCATTTGATTCTGTAATTGATTGTTGCGTCGGCGTGTTTCATACTGCATCTCCTGTTATTGTTGCCACTACAAACCCACAGGTTAATCAAATCATACTATCTTTGTTTGGTGATTTCTCAATTCAAACTGGGTTGCCATGATCATGTCATGAGTAATTACAGGCAGACCTAATTGATCCGGCGGTGAATGGAACTCTGAATGTGTTGAAATCATGTCGCCGAGCAAAATCTGTTAGACGGGTTGTCTTGACATCCTCTACCGGAGCAGTCGTCTACAACGGAAAACCTATTGCCCCCGGTGTTGTTGTTGATGAAACCTGGCATTCTGATCCCTCTTTCTGCCACGAAAATAAGGTTTCATTTCTGGATATGGATCCCCTGCTATGCTCAAAGCCACCCATACATcacaatatataatttatatttatacatgatttattgaaaatatttaaatttgatgGGCTATATTCATAGGAATGGTATTGTCTTTCAAAGACATTGGCAGAGCAAGCCGCATGGGAATTTGCACGAGAAAATGGCATCGATTTGGTAGTAATGAATCCCGGGATTGTGTTTGGCCCTCTTCTTCAGCCAACTCTAAATCTCACTTCTCAATTTGTTTTGGACGTTGTCAAAGGTACATATTCTTCTTGTGTGGGAAATCAATCAGAGTATTAACAACGTGATTGGATTTGGAGCAGGAAAGCCTGGATTTCCTTTGTATCAATGCGTGGATGTTAGAGATGTGGCTTATGCACATATTATGGGTTTTGAGAAATCATCAGCTAGAGGGAGGTATCTTCTTGTTGCGGAATCAATGACTCGCATTCAGCTCGGACACCTCTTGCATAAACTTTATCCTTCCATCGTGGATGCTCAGATTAGGTCATTTCTTTTTAACCGCTTCTTCTTGATTATTTATAATCTTGTTTTCATAACTTATAAGGTTGGATATCAATGTTACAAATTGCATGAATTATAAATGTCatggaaaatggaaaatgtAGGGTGGATGATAATCCGATTGGTGAGGTATCAAGGAAGAAAGCAGAGAGTCTGGGAGTGAGTTTCATGGCTGCAGAGGTGAGCCTCAAGGATACTGTTGAAAGCTTCAAGGAGAAAAACTTCCTCAATTTCTGATGTAAATAGTATTAGTACTTTGTTTGCCCATTCTTGGACGATTTTATTTCATCACTCAAAAATTTCCTTGTCGTTGTTTCTGTGGAATACATGTCAGTACCTCAAgtaagaacaaaaaaaaaagtactatgAGTAACTATTTCAAGTGTGATTTGCATTTTGTAAATGTTTTTGTATAATACAAAAACTTGTGTTAGGATTTCTTATGGTGCGGATCCTAACTATTATAATTAATGATTATACTTAGAATACAAGCATACAAGTAACATCACTACAAACAAGGTTTCAAATCCAATAGAGATATTAATAAATCCAATAGACCAAAACAATTTGAAAGGAGTAGCTTACACATTGTCACGGGCAGCGGCAAAATGAAGACAAAGAGATAAGGAAAAACAGACGGACTCGTTGCCATAGTAGAGACCGCCAATAAATTTGAAGCCAATGTAGCCTAATTCACAATTAAGGGCATGTTCGGTTATCCATGAATGTCCAGATTTAGCCTCAAATCGGGGAATTAATGGCTGTTCGATTTATCTGGTTCATTTATGACTGGCCCcattttcccccaaaattcacattttcatctatatataccctcacttccacacaaaagtttcacactacactacacaattctcatctaaattctctcatcttctcttatcaattctcaatctttcactcttacttacaaaaaaaaatgtccggctccggcgatcacccctccgactcccgcggttggaaccactaatggttcggctcacaaccatttcctagtccggaaacacaattttcggcccctcctcaaacccaaggttctcaagttccggGTGGATACCGG
This sequence is a window from Salvia splendens isolate huo1 chromosome 5, SspV2, whole genome shotgun sequence. Protein-coding genes within it:
- the LOC121805816 gene encoding phenylacetaldehyde reductase-like, translating into MSRGGVEEEVVCVTGASGYVASWIVKLLLHRGYTVKATLRNLSDPRKTEHLKALEGAEERLELLEADLVEEGSFDSVIDCCVGVFHTASPVIVATTNPQADLIDPAVNGTLNVLKSCRRAKSVRRVVLTSSTGAVVYNGKPIAPGVVVDETWHSDPSFCHENKEWYCLSKTLAEQAAWEFARENGIDLVVMNPGIVFGPLLQPTLNLTSQFVLDVVKGKPGFPLYQCVDVRDVAYAHIMGFEKSSARGRYLLVAESMTRIQLGHLLHKLYPSIVDAQIRVDDNPIGEVSRKKAESLGVSFMAAEVSLKDTVESFKEKNFLNF